One genomic window of Cydia splendana chromosome 16, ilCydSple1.2, whole genome shotgun sequence includes the following:
- the LOC134798043 gene encoding uncharacterized protein K02A2.6-like encodes MKLLARSFVYWKNIDKDIDDKVNSCRTCRLEQNAPPKAPIHHWEDPAGPWQRIHIDFAGPISGYQLLIVVDAFSKWVEIIPTKTTTSSFCIQKLDELFDTFGLPYTLVSDNGRQFTSQEFQNFLSNNGIVHKTIAPYHPATNGQAERFVQTIKKTLHKLEGESGVITQKILKVKRILRGTPGSSGDTPYMRMFGREVRTRLTAKIRAPPRSPLRPAPTPTTIKQFALGSRVQARSYSVSDKKWQFGIVRRRLGNLHYEIVIDDGRVWIRHLDQLLPAPGIPRNHGGGVS; translated from the coding sequence ATGAAACTCCTTGCACGAAGCTTCGTATATTggaaaaatattgataaagataTTGACGACAAAGTCAACTCGTGTCGAACATGTCGTCTAGAACAGAACGCTCCACCAAAAGCACCGATTCATCACTGGGAAGACCCTGCAGGCCCATGGCAAAGAATACACATAGACTTCGCGGGCCCTATATCTGGTTATCAGCTGCTAATTGTAGTAGATGCATTCTCTAAATGGGTCGAAATCATTCCAACGAAAACAACCACGAGCTCATTTTGCATTCAAAAACTAGACGAATTATTTGATACTTTCGGATTACCCTACACCTTGGTCTCTGACAATGGTAGACAGTTCACATCACAAGAATTTCAGAACTTCTTAAGCAATAATGGCATTGTACATAAGACCATTGCCCCGTACCACCCAGCGACCAACGGTCAAGCGGAACGATTTGTACAAACAATCAAAAAAACACTGCACAAATTAGAGGGGGAGAGTGGCGTGATAACACAGAAGATCCTAAAAGTTAAGAGGATACTTCGAGGTACGCCAGGCAGCTCTGGAGATACTCCCTACATGCGCATGTTCGGGAGAGAAGTAAGAACAAGACTGACGGCGAAGATCCGTGCGCCTCCAAGGTCCCCTCTCCGACCAGCTCCGACTCCGACTACAATAAAGCAATTCGCCTTAGGCAGTAGAGTCCAGGCGCGAAGCTACTCTGTATCTGATAAGAAGTGGCAGTTCGGTATAGTGAGACGCCGGCTCGGGAACCTACATTACGAAATTGTAATTGACGACGGACGTGTCTGGATCCGACACCTGGACCAGCTGCTCCCGGCTCCAGGGATTCCACGGAATCACGGCGGAGGCGTGTCATAG